From the genome of Streptomyces sp. NBC_01304:
GTGGGGCCGGGCATGCGGCTGCGCACGCTCGCTGACGTGGCCGACTACCTCGAGACCAGCGGGCAGAGCGCCATCATCGATGCCACCGAGATCCGCGTCCGCCGCCCGGCCGCAGGCATCTACGGCCGCGACCGCTTCATCTCCGGCAAGAGCAAGCAGAACGCGGTGAAGGTCTTGGTGGTCACCGATAACCAGGGGCGGCTGCTGTTCGGCGGCGCGCTCAAGCCGGGCAGCTGCCCTGACATCACCCAAGCCCGCGATGCAGGATTAGTAGAACTGCTCGGCAGACACCGTGACCTGCGCATCCTCGCTGATGCCGGCTATCAGGGTCTGGGCGCCCACCGGCGGCCAAGTGGATCACGCCACCGCACCGCAAGTTCAGGAAGAACGCGTCTACTTGGTGGGAGGAGCGGTTCACCCAGCAGCGCAGGGCTCATGCATCTCGGCGCATTCGTGTCGAGCACGGCATCGCCCACTTGAAGAACTAGCGGGCCTTGGCTCGCCACCTCTCGGCGCGACCTTCTGGACGAACTCGTCCCGGCTATCGCCGGACTGGCAGCCACCCACCGAGCGTCACCACAGGCCGCCCCGACAGGGTGAGATCCGTCAGAGGACCACTTGACCATGTCCAGACGGCAACCATGCACGAGCTCGTTAAAGCGTGTTGCGAAAGTGGTGTTGTCAGTCGCCGTTGAATACGAGGTATCGG
Proteins encoded in this window:
- a CDS encoding transposase family protein, yielding MGSVARSVIVNGPRITGLTREVIAELVAEVGPLWAAQRCRRLSERPRRRAMGAGARYKLVFVDRLLATLVHLRHGVTHDVLACWFGVDRSTITRAIGGVRPLLAQRGCAVGPGMRLRTLADVADYLETSGQSAIIDATEIRVRRPAAGIYGRDRFISGKSKQNAVKVLVVTDNQGRLLFGGALKPGSCPDITQARDAGLVELLGRHRDLRILADAGYQGLGAHRRPSGSRHRTASSGRTRLLGGRSGSPSSAGLMHLGAFVSSTASPT